The Acidipropionibacterium virtanenii DNA segment TCCGGTTTCTGGATGACGATCAAGTTGACACTCGTCGCGGCGGTCGGCGCGATGATCCTCGGCACCGTCGTCGCCATCATGCGGGTCTCCCCCGTCAAGGCCTTCCAGGTCTTCGGCAGGGGATACGTCAACACCATCCGCAACACTCCGCTGACCGTGATCGTCACCTTCTGCGCCCTGGCCTTCTACAACGTGCTGGCCTGGCAACTCGCCGGACCGGACGCCCGATCCGCCACCCAGCTGTTCTGGTGGGGCGTGGTGGCCCTGTCGGTGTACCACTCGACCTTCGTGGCCGAGGGCATCCGGTCTGGCATCAACACCGTCCCCGTCGGGCAGGCCGAGGCTGCCCGCTCCATCGGGCTCACCTTCGGCCAGACCCTGAGCCAGATCATCCTTCCCCAGGCGATGCGCGGGGCCATCACCCCGCTCGGCAACACCCTCATCTCGCTCACCAAGAACACCACGGTGGTCTCGGCGATCGGGGTGGCGGAGGCCTCCTACGTGATGAAGAACATGATCGAGTTCTCCCCCCAGCTCATCTATGCGATCTTCCTGCTGATGGCCCTCGGATTCGTCATCCTCACCCTGCCCATCGGCGCGCTCGTGTCCTGGGCCTCGACCAGGATGGCGGTGCAGCGATGAGCAACTCGGTTCTCTTCGACGTCCCCGGCCCCAGGGCGCTGCGGCGCCACCGGGCGATCGGCGTCATCGGGGTCGTCCTCGGCCTCGTCCTGGCGGCCCTGCTGATCTACGGCCTGCGCAGCCAGCTCGGCTGGGACGCATGGTCGGCCATCTTCACCGGCGGCGCCTGGCTCAACTACTTCCTGCCCGGCATCCTCAACACCCTCCAGGCCGCCGCGGCGTCACTGGTCCTGGCGTCGATCCTGGGCTTCATCCTGGCCCTCGGCCGGATGAGCTTCGTGCGTCCGGTCCGCTGGATCTGCTCGGTGCTGGTGGAGTTCTTCCGGGCGGTCCCGGTGCTTATGGCGATGCTCTTCTTCTACTACCTGATGGTCTTCGCCCAGCCCTTCGACACCCTCGTCGACCCCGCGCTGAAGGGGCTGGTCGGGGTCATCGCCGGCCTCACCTTCTACAACGGCGCCGTGATGGCCGAGCTGCTGCGCGCCGGCGTCAACTCCCTGCCCAGGGGCCAGACCGAGGCCGGGCTGTCGGTGGGCCTGTCCCTGGGCCAGACCCGCACGATGATCCTGCTGCCCCAGGCCATCACGGCGATGATGCCCGCACTGGTGAGCCAGCTCGTCATCATCGTCAAGGACACCGCACTCGGGTACATCATCACCTACCCGGAGCTGCTGCGCTCGGCCACCAACCTGTCCAGCGGCGGCACGAACATCATCCCGG contains these protein-coding regions:
- a CDS encoding amino acid ABC transporter permease, whose product is MSGLTELMRQYDVLSGFWMTIKLTLVAAVGAMILGTVVAIMRVSPVKAFQVFGRGYVNTIRNTPLTVIVTFCALAFYNVLAWQLAGPDARSATQLFWWGVVALSVYHSTFVAEGIRSGINTVPVGQAEAARSIGLTFGQTLSQIILPQAMRGAITPLGNTLISLTKNTTVVSAIGVAEASYVMKNMIEFSPQLIYAIFLLMALGFVILTLPIGALVSWASTRMAVQR
- a CDS encoding amino acid ABC transporter permease; this encodes MSNSVLFDVPGPRALRRHRAIGVIGVVLGLVLAALLIYGLRSQLGWDAWSAIFTGGAWLNYFLPGILNTLQAAAASLVLASILGFILALGRMSFVRPVRWICSVLVEFFRAVPVLMAMLFFYYLMVFAQPFDTLVDPALKGLVGVIAGLTFYNGAVMAELLRAGVNSLPRGQTEAGLSVGLSLGQTRTMILLPQAITAMMPALVSQLVIIVKDTALGYIITYPELLRSATNLSSGGTNIIPVFLVAALLFIIINYALSNFAEHLQDRMRRRRGGHVVTIEEAHQGSFLADEGALEEAVDQHRAD